TATATCACTCTTTGTGTGGGTTAGTTTGTTTTGAAAATGTGATGTTAATCACAAGTTATTTTTGCGCGCAGAGAGGAGATGAGACATTCACTCGACTAATAACCTCTCAGACTCAACTCTTGGTAGAAATGTGTAATAAAATAACAGGGGGAAGGGGCACACTATTGGAGCGGGTTTCGGTTGATATGAGTTTAGTGCTTAGGTTCGGATCAGGTTTCGGTTGATAAACGCTCAGAGGTCATTTTAGCTCAGTCGCCTCAACCGAGTTAAGGCCCATAAGCGTGGGCCTTAACAATCCGCGCTTCCGCACGTATCGCTTGCCTGCTGCGCAGGTTCCCTCGGCTCATCATTACGCTGGCGGGACGGCTTTATTCGCATCCCTGCTCATGACGCCTAAATCCGCCGTCCATGGCGGATTTCCCTGACTTCATTCTTCACTCGGCAGCTCAAATGTGCTTTTAAAGTCAAAAGAGAAAATCAAAACCTAAAGCGATGGTTTTGACGTTGAGCGCAATCAGGAATATTGCCGGCAAGGAGTGAGGGTAGAGTAAGCGGGCATGGACGCCCGCGAAAAGCGCGCTTGAGCAGGAGCGAATCGCGCTGGCTCGTCAGCCCGAAAGACGCGGGCGGTTTACCCGCAGGGCAATATTTCGCGCAGGCGCGGGATTGCACAAGGGACCACGCTTATGGCCCCTTTGCCGGTTGGTTCATCGCAGGTTAAGTAAACTCAGTTGCTTTAACAACCGAACCGATCACCAAATCAAATCAACCTAAATCAACCAAAACCATCACTGCATGACACTCGCTACACTCTTCTGCGCTGTCATCATCGCCGGGTACTTGGCGACTAAATTAGCCATCATCGTGTTATATAGCGCCGCTTGCTGTGGGGTCTGGAATTGAACACCGCCATTATTGAAGGTAACCTGCGTACCCTGCTGCTGTAAGAAATCGCCAACTTGCGCCAGATCCTGCACAAAAGCAGAAATCACCGGCACTGCTGGGATCAATACATTGGCTGGCTGAGTCACAATATTGTCGAAAGCTTTATTAAATACCACTTTCAAATCATCGGGCTGCTTCAATACAGCAACAGCACTATCAGCTTGCGTTTTTGCCGTACGAATCTGTTGCACTAACAAGTTCAATGCACCTGCGGACTGCTGTAACGCATCACGCTTGGCAAGATAATCCTGCGCCACACGAATCTCATTGATTTGAGTAATCGCCGGGGTCAAGCTGGCATCGACAGATTTGGTAAGTTGCTGTGAAAAAGTGACTAAAATCGCGTAATCACTGACATAAGGGCCAAACTTCTGCTTTTGATCTTCGCTCAGTGTTGGCAGTTTCATTCCACTACGCATCACTGTATTTTGCAGATAATCAATAAAAGCCTTACGTTGTTCTGGCTCTTTATCCCCGCAGGCGGTCAATTGGAACACCACCAGTAACGCCAGTAATGGCGCTAACCAACGTGAATATCGGGCTGTATTCAGTGCAAAAGTCATGTGAAACTGCTCCTGTAGTAAGTACTTATTTTCACAAATTCTATTCTTATCACCCAACTCCAGTGTTAAGAATAGCTAAGGGGAGCGCTTTACCCTTAATTACTTGACGTTGCCAGGGGTTTACCTGCCTGCAACGCCAAATTCGTTGGATAAATACGCTCCCCTGTTGCCAATCAAGGGCAGAATTACTGTAATAACGAAATATCAGCAACCTGCAAGAATAGCTCGCGTAATTTGCTCAGCAATGTCAGGCGGTTGACCCGCACTGCATCGTCCTCTGCCATGACCATAACACTGTCGAAGAACTCATCGACAGTTTCCCGCAGAGCAGCCAGTTCCACCAGCGCTTCCTGATAGTTACCCGCAGCAAAGACCGGCTCCAGCTTATCGCGCAATACCACTAAATGTGTTGCCAGTTTCAGCTCTGCCGGCTCTTTTAACACCGAGGCATGAACATGGTCATTCAGGGTATCCGTGGATTTCGCCAGAATATTCGATACACGCTTGTTAGCAGCAGCTAATGTCGCCGCAGCATCCAGGGTACGGAAATAGGTCACCGCCTTCACCCGGGCATCAAAATCAGCCGGTTTGGTTGGGCGACGAGCCAGTACCGCCTGAATGGTGTCAACGCTGTGACCTTCATCCTGATACCAGGCACGGAAACGGCCTAGCATGAACTCAATCACTTCATCGACCACGTTGCCATTAGTCAGCTTGCTGCCATACAGGCGCACCGCTTCTTCAGTCAGCGTTTGCAGATCAAGCGGCAAGTTCTTCTCGACGATAATACGCAATACACCCAACGCCGCACGGCGTAGCGCAAACGGGTCTTTATCACCTTTCGGATGTTGACCAATACCGAAAATACCGGCCAATGTGTCCATCTTATCGGCAATCGCTAATGCACAAGCAACGGGGTTCGACGGCAAATCATCACCGGCAAAACGTGGCTGATATTGCTCATTCAGCGCAACAGCAACATCTTCAGCTTCACCGTCGTGACGGGCATAGTGCATCCCCATCACACCTTGAGTATCGGTGAATTCAAACACCATGTTGGTCATCAGGTCACATTTGGACAACAGACCTGCACGGGTAGCATGGTTAACGTCCGCGCCAATCTGGGCGGCAACCCAGCCCGCCAATGCTTGGATACGGTCGGTCTTGTCACGCAACGTCCCCAATTGCTGTTGGAACAGCACGGTTTCCAGGCGTGGCAAATTGTCTTCCAGGCGCTTTTTACGGTCAGTCTTAAAGAAAAACTCCGCATCGGCCAGACGTGGGCGAACCACTTTCTCGTTACCGGAAATAATCTGTTGAGGATCTTTAGATTCAATATTGGCAACAAAAATGAAGTTGGGCAGCAAGCTACCGGCCGCATCGTAAACCGGGAAGTACTTCTGGTCACCTTTCATGGTGTAGACCAGCGCTTCCGCAGGTACTGCCAGGAATTTCTCTTCAAACTTGGCAGTTAACACCACCGGCCATTCAACCAGCGACGTCACTTCTTCCAACAGACTTTCACTCAGATCAGCAATACCGCCAATCTTCTGCGCTGCCAGTTCCGCATCACGCTTGATTATAGATTTACGTAATTCATAGTCAGCAATGACTTTACCGCGCTCCAGCAAAATCTGCGGGTATTGGTCAGCGCTATCAATGGTGAATTCCGCTTCACCCATAAAGCGGTGACCACGGATAACACGATCTGAATCGATACCTAACACGGTGCCAGGGATCAATTCGCTGCCTAACAGCAGGGTTACAGTATGAACCGGGCGAACGAATTGGGTTTCTTTATCACCCCAACGCATCAATTTAGGAATAGGCAGCTTACTCAGCGCGGTATTCACCATGCCTGCCAGCAGTAATTGTGCTGATTGGCCTTTGACATGGGCGCGATACAGCAGCCATTCGCCTTTGTCAGTAACCAGACGTTCGGCCTGATCGACTGTAATACCACAACCCCGTGCCCAGCCTTCGGCGGCTTTGCTCGGTTTACCTTCAGCATCAAAGGCTTGCGCAATAGCAGGGCCGCGCTTTTCAACTTCACGATCCGCCTGAGCAGCGCTTAAATCGGTCACTTTTACCGCCAGACGGCGCGGCGCAGCATACCAAACCACCTCGCCATGCGGCAGGTTGGCGTTATCCAATTCAGCAGTAAAGTTGGCAGCAAAAGATTCGGCCAGAGAACGAAGAGCCTTCGGCGGCAGCTCTTCCGTGCCGATTTCCACCAGGAAAGTCTGTTGAGTCATGACAGCCTCTTAGTTCTGATTCTTTTTGCACATAGGGAAGCCCAACGCCTCGCGGGAAGCATAATAAGCCTCGGCGACAGCTTTGGTCAGCGTACGAATGCGCAGAATATAGCGTTGGCGCTCGGTCACCGAGATGGCTTTACGGGCGTCCAGCAGGTTAAACGTATGGCCAGCTTTCAGAATGCGCTCATAAGCGGGCAGCGGCAGCGGGTTTTCCAGTGCCAGCAGCGACTGAGCTTCTTTCTCATACTGTTCAAAGCAGGAGAACAGGAAATCCACATCGGCGTATTCGAAATTATAGGTGGATTGCTCCACTTCATTCTGATGATAAATATCGCCATAAGTGGTTTTGCCCAGTGGGCCGTCGCACCAAATCAGGTCATAAACGCTGTCTACGCCCTGAATGTACATCGCTAAACGTTCCAGACCATAGGTTATCTCGCCAGTGACCGGTTTACATTCCAAACCGCCCACTTGCTGGAAGTAAGTGAATTGCGTCACTTCCATCCCGTTCAACCACACTTCCCAGCCCAGACCCCAGGCACCC
The sequence above is drawn from the Yersinia intermedia genome and encodes:
- a CDS encoding DUF3053 domain-containing protein, which encodes MTFALNTARYSRWLAPLLALLVVFQLTACGDKEPEQRKAFIDYLQNTVMRSGMKLPTLSEDQKQKFGPYVSDYAILVTFSQQLTKSVDASLTPAITQINEIRVAQDYLAKRDALQQSAGALNLLVQQIRTAKTQADSAVAVLKQPDDLKVVFNKAFDNIVTQPANVLIPAVPVISAFVQDLAQVGDFLQQQGTQVTFNNGGVQFQTPQQAALYNTMMANLVAKYPAMMTAQKSVASVMQ
- the glyS gene encoding glycine--tRNA ligase subunit beta, whose protein sequence is MTQQTFLVEIGTEELPPKALRSLAESFAANFTAELDNANLPHGEVVWYAAPRRLAVKVTDLSAAQADREVEKRGPAIAQAFDAEGKPSKAAEGWARGCGITVDQAERLVTDKGEWLLYRAHVKGQSAQLLLAGMVNTALSKLPIPKLMRWGDKETQFVRPVHTVTLLLGSELIPGTVLGIDSDRVIRGHRFMGEAEFTIDSADQYPQILLERGKVIADYELRKSIIKRDAELAAQKIGGIADLSESLLEEVTSLVEWPVVLTAKFEEKFLAVPAEALVYTMKGDQKYFPVYDAAGSLLPNFIFVANIESKDPQQIISGNEKVVRPRLADAEFFFKTDRKKRLEDNLPRLETVLFQQQLGTLRDKTDRIQALAGWVAAQIGADVNHATRAGLLSKCDLMTNMVFEFTDTQGVMGMHYARHDGEAEDVAVALNEQYQPRFAGDDLPSNPVACALAIADKMDTLAGIFGIGQHPKGDKDPFALRRAALGVLRIIVEKNLPLDLQTLTEEAVRLYGSKLTNGNVVDEVIEFMLGRFRAWYQDEGHSVDTIQAVLARRPTKPADFDARVKAVTYFRTLDAAATLAAANKRVSNILAKSTDTLNDHVHASVLKEPAELKLATHLVVLRDKLEPVFAAGNYQEALVELAALRETVDEFFDSVMVMAEDDAVRVNRLTLLSKLRELFLQVADISLLQ
- the glyQ gene encoding glycine--tRNA ligase subunit alpha translates to MQKFDTKTFQGLILTLQDYWARQGCTIVQPLDMEVGAGTSHPMTCLRALGPEPIAAAYVQPSRRPTDGRYGENPNRLQHYYQFQVIIKPSPDNIQELYLGSLRELGLDPTIHDIRFVEDNWENPTLGAWGLGWEVWLNGMEVTQFTYFQQVGGLECKPVTGEITYGLERLAMYIQGVDSVYDLIWCDGPLGKTTYGDIYHQNEVEQSTYNFEYADVDFLFSCFEQYEKEAQSLLALENPLPLPAYERILKAGHTFNLLDARKAISVTERQRYILRIRTLTKAVAEAYYASREALGFPMCKKNQN